A window from Gammaproteobacteria bacterium encodes these proteins:
- a CDS encoding transglutaminase-like domain-containing protein produces the protein MADAISRLRDILAGGSQQGRLAEAALLLAQAVDPTVDVSAYLRQFDDWASHLNARLHEHTSDAAERIEVLNRFLFDELGFAGDGEHFFDPRNSFLNTV, from the coding sequence ATGGCGGACGCGATTTCCAGATTGCGCGACATCCTGGCCGGTGGGTCACAGCAGGGCAGACTGGCGGAGGCCGCGCTCCTGTTGGCGCAGGCAGTCGATCCGACTGTGGATGTCTCGGCCTATCTTCGACAGTTCGACGACTGGGCCAGCCACCTGAATGCCCGGCTCCATGAGCATACGAGTGATGCGGCCGAGCGTATCGAGGTGTTGAACAGATTCCTCTTCGATGAACTCGGCTTCGCCGGCGATGGCGAACATTTCTTCGATCCACGCAACAGCTTTCTCAATACCGT